The Sphingomonas sp. G-3-2-10 DNA window GCCGGCATGCCGCTCCAGCCGGCCGCCCAGTTCGAGTTCCAGCAGCACCATCTGCACCACCGCCGGCGGCAAGCCGGACTGCCGGATCAGTTCGTCGACCGCGACGGGCACCGGGCCGAGCAGTCCCTCGACCCTGCGCCGATCGCTGTCGCTGGCGTCGATCGGCGGACCGCCTTCCCATGCGCTGACCGGCGAGCGCAGCGCGCGCGGGTCGATCGGGCGGACCTGTTCGAGGATGTCGTCGACGCTCTGCACCAACGTCGCGCCTTCGCGGATCAGCAGGTTGCATCCCTGCGCGCGGGGATCGAGCGGGGAGCCAGGGACCGCCATCACGTCGCGCCCCGCCTCGCCCGCCAGCCGCGCGGTGATCAGCGAGCCGGAGCGCGGCGCGGCTTCGACCACCACCGTGCCGACCGCCAGCCCGGCGATGATCCGGTTGCGCGAGGGAAAGAAGCGGGCGAGCGGCTCGGTGCCCGGCGGCTGTTCGGCGACGAGCAGCCCTTCGCGGGCGACGCGTTCCTGAAGCTCGCGATTTTCGGGCGGGAAGGTGACGTCGATGCCGCTGGCGATGACGCCGATCGTGCCCCCCTCGATCGCGCCGATATGCGCGGCGGTGTCGATGCCGCGGGCGAGGCCGGAGACGGTCGTCACGCCCGCCTCGGCCAGCCCGTGCGCCAGCTGGCGCGCGAAGCGGCACGCGGCGGCGCTGGCGTTGCGCGCGCCGACCATCGCGATGCAGGTGCGCGCCGTCAGGCCGATATTGCCGCGCACGATCAGCGCAGGCGGGGCGCTCTCGATCTCGGCAAGCAGACCGGGATAATCGGGGTCGCCGAGGAACAGATAGCGCGCGCCGAGCCGCTCGACCCGTTCGATCTCGCGGGCGACCAGCGCAGTATCGGCGATGCGCGGCGCCCTGCCTCCGCCGCGTTCGGCCAGGGCGGGGAGTGCTTCCAGCGCAGCCTCGGCATTGCCGAAGCGCGCGATCAACTGGCGATAGGTGACCGGCCCGATATTGGCCGACCGGATGAGCCTCAGCCGCGTCTCGCGCGGATCAGCCATCCTTTTTCTTGCCGACCTTCGGCTCGGTGCCGCTCAGCAGCCGGTCGATATTCTCGCGATGCTTCCACACCACGATCAGCGCGAGGGCGAGGAACAGCAGCACCAGCTCGATCCGGCCGAATGCCGCGGCGCTGATCGGCGCGCTCACCGCCGCGCCCATGCCCGCCACCGACGAGATGCGCAGCATCGCGAGCAGGCCAAGCCACACGCCGGCATAGATCAGGCCCGAGGGCCAGTGCAGCGCGAGGACGATGCCCATAAGCGTCGCGACGCCCTTGCCGCCCTTGAAGCGCAGCCACACCGGATAGCAATGGCCAAGGAACGCCGCCATGCCGGCGAGGACGCCGGTGCCGGGAAGCAGCCATTCGGCCAGCAGCACCGCCGCCGCGCCCTTGAGCATGTCGAGCAGCAGCGTCGCCGCCGCCAGCCCCTTGCGCCCGGTGCGCAGCACGTTGGTCGCGCCGATATTGCCCGATCCGATCTGGCGCAGGTCGCCGGCGCCGCCCATGCGCGTCAGGATCACCCCGAACGGAATCGATCCCAGTACATAGCCGAGAACCAGCGCACCGAATGCCGCCTGCCAGAGTATTTCGGTCTGCAATCTTGTCCCCCGTACTTGCGCCAAGATTAGGGGTTCGACCGGCGCCGCGCAACACGCTGGATCAGCAATGGGGTACCAATCGTACGGGCTTGGGGTCCGGCGTCCAGGACCCTAACAGGATGGCGATGTGGACGGTGAGGAAGCGGGCGTGACGATCGACGAGCGGACGCGATCCGCACTGGCCCGGCTGACCGCGAGCGAGAAGGAATGCCTGCGCCGCCGCCTGCTGCCCCAGACCGCCAAGGAGATGGCGATCGACCTGGGCATTTCGCCGCACGCGGTGGAGAAGAGGCTAAAGATGGCGCGGGCAAAGCTGGGCGTCGGCTCCTCGCTGCAGGCGGCGCGGTTGCTGATCGCGTCGGAGGACCAGAAGCTGGTACCCCATGCGCCGGACCTCGTGCCGGCGGCGGCGAACCGCGATGCCCCGGCTCGCCCCGGCGGCAGGCGCCGGTGGCTGATCTTCGGAGCCATCACCATGAGCATCATCCTTGCGGCGACTCTCGCCTTAACCCTTGCCGGTACGCCGGAACCGATCGCGCAGGACGCGCCCCGGCCCGGCGGGACCGAGCGCGTCCCCGCCACGCCCGAGATTGCCGCGGCCTTCCTGGGCGACAGCTTCGATACGATGGACAGGAACAAGTCGGGCTTTCTCGAGCCGGAGGAAATGCCGCGCATGACGGTGCGCAGCAAAGGCGGGCCGAGCGGGGCGATCGATCCCAAGGGCGCGCAGGCACTCTTCACCGCACGCAACGATCTGAACCGCGACGGCAAGGTGAGCCGGGCCGAGTTCATCGAAGCGACTCGGCCGATGATCGAAGCCGGCGGCGTCCCGGCGAAGTGGAAGCCGCGACGCTAGGGGAAATCGGGGGCGGTTGACGGGCAACGGGCGCGCAGCCATGCCGCGCGCAATGACCGACAGCCGCCCGCTCCTGTTCTTCGATTCCGGCGTTGGCGGACTTTCGGTACTCGCGCCGGTCGCAAAGCTGCTGCCCCAAGCGCCGCTCGTCTATGTCGCCGACTCGGCGGGATTTCCCTATGGAACGCGCAGCGAAGGCGAGATCGCCGCGCGGGTGCCCGCGCTGCTCGGCCGGCTGGCGGAGCGATATGATCCGCGGCTGATCGTGATCGCGTGCAACACCGCGTCGACCATCGCGCTCCAGCATGTCCGCGCCGCGCTCGATTTGCCGATCGTCGGGACGGTGCCCGCGATCAAGCCCGCCGCAGAACTGAGCGAGACGCGCGTGATCGGCGTGCTGGGCACCGAAGCGACGGTGCGCCAGCCCTATGTCGACGATCTCGCGGCGCGCTTCGCGAGCGACTGCACGGTGCTGCGTCATGGTTCGGCCGAACTGGTCGCACTGGCCGAAGCCGCGCTGGGCGGGGAGCCACCCGCGCCCGAGCGTCTCCGCGCGGTGCTGGACGGGCTGTTCGATCAACCCGGGGGTGAACGGCTCGACGTGATCGTCAACGCCTGCACCCATTTCCCGCTGCTGGAGGCCGAACTGGCTGCCGCCGCACCGCATCCGGTGCGGTTCGTCGATGGCGGGCCGGGGATCGCCCGGCGCGTGGCATATCTGACGCAGGGACAGGAGTGGCCCGGCGCGCTGCCGCCAGGCCGGGCCGTATTCACTACCCGAAACGCGCGCACAGACGCGCTGGCGCCGGCACTGGCGCGGTTCGGGCTGACGGTGATCGAGTCGCTTTAGGCGGTGGCAGCAGGCGGCGGGACGTTTGCCGCGTCGCGCAGCCGGGCCGAATAGCGATCCGCCATTTCCAGATGGATACGGCGCGCACCGATATCCTCGGTGCGATCGGCGCTTTCGCGTTCCTGACGCTCGCGCCTTCTATAATATTCGATGTCTTCGGGCATGGTACGCTCCATATTTCAAGCGGGAGCGCGTACTATCTCTCAGTCACGGAGAGGCTCGACTCAGAGTTTGATCCGCGATGCCTTCTGATACACCGCCGACGTGATATCCACCATAAACTTGGATCAACTGCGGGATTGTCGGTCCATATTTTGCGACGAACCGAGTTTAATGGGATTTATTCGACGATTTGACAGATTCGCAACCGTAACGGAATGGTTTTCCGTGGTTTGCGACAGGAACGGTGCGGCATGGGACAATTGCGTATGCCCACATGCTGGAAATAGCCGATCTTTGGCGCTAGAGGGGCGCACATGGGTACCCAGGACACCACCCCCGGGGGGGTCGATTACTCGCGCGTCTTCACGCAGGCCATCGATCGGCTCCACGCCGAGGGCCGCTATCGCGTCTTCATCGATATCCTGCGCAACAAGGGCATGTTCCCCAATGCGCGCTGCTTTGCCGGGCATAACGGGCCGAAGCCGATCACCGTCTGGTGCTCGAACGACTATCTGGCGATGGGCCAGCACCCCAAGGTGATCGCGGCGATGGAGGAAGCCCTCCACGACGTGGGCGCAGGATCGGGCGGCACGCGCAACATCGGCGGCAACACCCATTACCATGTCGACCTGGAAGGCGAGCTGGCCGATCTGCACGGCAAGGAAGGCGCGCTGCTGTTCACCTCGGGCTATGTCTCGAACGAAGCGACGCTGTCGACCATCGCCAAGGTGCTGCCGGGCTGCATTATCTATTCGGACGAGCTGAACCACGCCTCGATGATCGCGGGCATCCGCAATGCGGGCTGCGAGAAGCGCGTGTTCCGCCACAATGATCTCGACCATCTCGAGGAATTGCTGGCCGCCGACGATCCCGCCGCGCCCAAGCTGATCGCGTTCGAAAGCGTCTATTCGATGGACGGCGACGTCGCCCCGATTCACGCGCTGTGCGATCTGGCCGACAAGTACAACGCCCTCACCTATCTCGACGAAGTCCATGCCGTCGGCATGTACGGCCCGCGCGGCGGCGGCATTTCCGATCGCGACGAGGCCGCGCACCGGCTGACGATCATCGAAGGCACGCTGGGCAAGGCGTTCGGCGTGATGGGCGGCTATATCGCCGCCGACAAGATGATCATCGACGTGATCCGCAGCTATGCGCCGGGGTTCATCTTCACCACTTCGCTGTCGCCGGTGCTGGTCGCGGGTGCCCTCGCAAGCGTGCGCCACCTCAAGGCGTCCAGCGTCGAGCGCGATGGCCAGCAGGCCGCCGCGGCGACGCTGAAGGCGATGATGGCCGAAGCCGGCTTGCCGGTGATGGACACCACGACGCACATCGTGCCGCTGATGGTCGGCGATCCGGTGAAGGCGAAGAAGATCAGCGATATCCTGCTCGCCGAATATGGCGTGTACGTGCAGCCGATCAATTATCCGACCGTGCCGCGCGGCACCGAGCGGCTTCGCTTCACCCCCGGCCCCGCGCATGACGAAGCGATGATGCGCGAGCTGACGCAGGCGCTGGTCGAGATCTGGGGCCGGCTGGAACTGCGCCGCGCCGCATGAGCGCCGGCGCGCAGGAACCCTGGGCCTTCGCCATCGGCGAAAGCGACGAAGGCCCGACCACGACGCGCATCCGCACTCGCGCGCCGGACGATGACGAGAAAGCGGACTTTCCCCGGCTGGTGATGATCCGCTGGGCGTTCGACTCCGATCAGCCGCACATGCCCGAGGACGAGGATCTCGACTCGATGGCCGAGTTCGAAAACACGCTCGACGCCGCGATGGATGCGGGCGGATGGGGCAACCTCGCCGCCGTGGTCACCCGCGACAAGACGCGCGAATGGCGGATCTACACGCCGGACTTCGACCGATTCCAGGATGGCCTCAACGATGCGCTGATGGGCCAGCCGCGCTATCCGCTGACCTTCGAACTGTTCGAGGATGCCGATTGGGACGGATACGATGTGATCGCATCCGCCCTCGATTGGAGCAAGCTGGGCAAGGCCTAGGCCGGTTCGGCCGTCCTCGCCGGCATGAAGCGCGGATTGCGCAGCAGCGCCGCCGACACCAGCGACACGAGCAGGCCCACCGGACCGATCTCGGTCAGCGTGATGAAGAAGCGGAACAACGGATTGGCATAGCTGGTCGTGAAGAAGTCGCGCATCTCGGCGACTTCCTTCGCCGTCGCGCCGCCTTCCTGCATCATCTCGACCATCTTTTGCCCGAACGCATCGATGCCGATGATCGAGAGCGTGAATTCCCACATCAGCGCATAGACGATCGCCGCGACCACGCTGATCGCGAGGCCCAGCCCGAGCGCGGGCAGGAAGCGGATCACGCCGCCCTGATCGACGTCGCGGCGGCGCTTGATCGCGAAGAACACGATACTCAGCCCGATCAGCATGGTGAGGTAGCCGATCGCCATGCCGAGGTTCATCGAAACCTCGACGGCGCCGACGCACATCAGGCAGCCCCAGATCGCCGCGAACCCGCCGGCGATCAGGCCGGAAATCAAAATCGTCTTCATGGTCTTTCCCCTTGCATCAGATTGCGCCCCGATCAGGCGCACGGCAAGCGGATCGGGCAATCGCCCGAACGGGTGATTTTCGCGAGTTCAGCGCAGGATGCCGAGTTCCCGCGCGCGGGCGATGGCGTCGGTCCGCCGCTTCGCTTCGAGCTTTTCGAACAGGCGGGCGATGTGCGTCTTCACCGTGTTTGGCGAGATACCCAGCGCCGCCGCGATCTCGCCGTTCGACTTGCCCGCGGCAATCTGGTTCAGCACGTCGAGTTCGCGAGCGCTGATGCCGAGCGCCGCCAGCGCCTCCGGATTGCCGTCGAACGGCGCAGGCCGAGGCGCGGCCATGCGCATTCCCGCGAACAGTCCGGCAGCGAGAAAGGCCGCGGCGATCAGGAAGATGTAGATATCCCCCGCATGGGTGCGGGTCAGCCGCTGATAATCGAGCCATTGCAGCGCGAGCGTTCCCGCCGCCAGCAGCACGCCATAACCGATCACCCGCCGCCACATGGCCTCACGCTAACATGCGCGAGTCAGCGTGTCAGCGCCGCGCTCCACGCATAGCCGCGCAGCAGCGGCGTGAAGTACAGCGACAGCGCCTGCTCCTCCGCCACGCGTGTCAGCACCGCGGGCAGTTCGCGTCGGGGATAGACGTGGAAGTCGTTGAGCGATTTGAAGTGGAGCCGCTTCGCCAGTGCGGGAAGCCGCTCATACTGGCCGAAATCGACGATATGCAGGCTGCCCCCCCGCGCGAGACTGGCCGCGCCCCGCTCGATCGCTTCAACCCAGGGCGGGATCATCGACAGGGTGTAGCTCATGAATATGCGGTCGACCTGCGCCAGCCCGAACAGGTGCTCGACATCGAATGCCCCTGCATCGCCCTGTGCCAGCGTGATCCGGTCCGACAGGCCATGTTTCGCCACCGATTTGCGCGCGGTCTCCAGCATGGCTTCGCTGATATCGAAGCCGAAGAAGCGCGCCTCGGGCCAGCGCTTCGCCGCGAGGATCAGGTTGCGCGCGGTGCCGCAACCGACTTCGAGCACCGTGCCGCCGGGCAGCGGGGCCAGCTCGCGGATCAGCCGGTCGCGGCCAAGCAGATAGAATTTGCGGGTGAAGTCGTAGAAGTGGCGATGGAGGCCATAGGTCGCGTCCATCAGCCCCTTCTGGTCCGCGCCCGCCGCCGCCGTGCTCATTCGTGCGGCTTCAGCGTGTACATGTGGATCGCGCCATAGACCGACGAGCGGTCGCGGGCGTTGAGATCGTCGAGCCGGTCCTGCGGCGCGCGGATCCACTGGGCCATCAGATCGTCGGGGATATGACCGGGGACGACATCGGGCGCGGCGGCGGTGCGATAGAGGACGCGCGCGCCGGGCTTCGCGGTACGAGTGACTTCGCTCCATAGCCGGGTGAGCTGATCGTCGGTCATCCAGTCCTGCGCATCGAGGAACAGATACCTGTCGAGCGACTGGGCGGGCATCGACTCCAGATAGTCGCACATATTGGCGTGGCGAATCTCGACCCGCCCGGCGCGGTCGCGGACATCTTCATGGTTCGCGGCCTTAAGATAGGGCGGCAGCGGCGCGCCGTCATGCTTGCCGTACGCGCGGCCGAACGCCTGCCAGGCGTAGAAATTGTCATTGATGTCGAAATCGCAGGCCAGCTTCTCCAGCCGCACCTTCAGCGCACCGGTGATGCCGCGATTGTCGTCGATCTTGAGCAGGTCGTACTGCGCCGGCGGAATGCCGAAGCCGAACAAAGCCGCGGGCTGATCGACCAGCCAGCGAAGCAATTTCTTGTCGAAGATCGGCGCGAGCCGCTCGTCGAAGATGCGACGCTGATCGGCCATGTCCTTGGCCGCGAGGATCTCCTTCGGATCGATCCGGTAGAATTTCGCCAGAAGATGGACGAACCCGATCAGATTGCCGAGCAGCCCGCGCTTGTAGAGACCCGTAC harbors:
- the dprA gene encoding DNA-processing protein DprA, whose protein sequence is MADPRETRLRLIRSANIGPVTYRQLIARFGNAEAALEALPALAERGGGRAPRIADTALVAREIERVERLGARYLFLGDPDYPGLLAEIESAPPALIVRGNIGLTARTCIAMVGARNASAAACRFARQLAHGLAEAGVTTVSGLARGIDTAAHIGAIEGGTIGVIASGIDVTFPPENRELQERVAREGLLVAEQPPGTEPLARFFPSRNRIIAGLAVGTVVVEAAPRSGSLITARLAGEAGRDVMAVPGSPLDPRAQGCNLLIREGATLVQSVDDILEQVRPIDPRALRSPVSAWEGGPPIDASDSDRRRVEGLLGPVPVAVDELIRQSGLPPAVVQMVLLELELGGRLERHAGGRVSFTG
- the plsY gene encoding glycerol-3-phosphate 1-O-acyltransferase PlsY encodes the protein MQTEILWQAAFGALVLGYVLGSIPFGVILTRMGGAGDLRQIGSGNIGATNVLRTGRKGLAAATLLLDMLKGAAAVLLAEWLLPGTGVLAGMAAFLGHCYPVWLRFKGGKGVATLMGIVLALHWPSGLIYAGVWLGLLAMLRISSVAGMGAAVSAPISAAAFGRIELVLLFLALALIVVWKHRENIDRLLSGTEPKVGKKKDG
- a CDS encoding EF-hand domain-containing protein — translated: MDGEEAGVTIDERTRSALARLTASEKECLRRRLLPQTAKEMAIDLGISPHAVEKRLKMARAKLGVGSSLQAARLLIASEDQKLVPHAPDLVPAAANRDAPARPGGRRRWLIFGAITMSIILAATLALTLAGTPEPIAQDAPRPGGTERVPATPEIAAAFLGDSFDTMDRNKSGFLEPEEMPRMTVRSKGGPSGAIDPKGAQALFTARNDLNRDGKVSRAEFIEATRPMIEAGGVPAKWKPRR
- the murI gene encoding glutamate racemase gives rise to the protein MTDSRPLLFFDSGVGGLSVLAPVAKLLPQAPLVYVADSAGFPYGTRSEGEIAARVPALLGRLAERYDPRLIVIACNTASTIALQHVRAALDLPIVGTVPAIKPAAELSETRVIGVLGTEATVRQPYVDDLAARFASDCTVLRHGSAELVALAEAALGGEPPAPERLRAVLDGLFDQPGGERLDVIVNACTHFPLLEAELAAAAPHPVRFVDGGPGIARRVAYLTQGQEWPGALPPGRAVFTTRNARTDALAPALARFGLTVIESL
- the hemA gene encoding 5-aminolevulinate synthase, translating into MGTQDTTPGGVDYSRVFTQAIDRLHAEGRYRVFIDILRNKGMFPNARCFAGHNGPKPITVWCSNDYLAMGQHPKVIAAMEEALHDVGAGSGGTRNIGGNTHYHVDLEGELADLHGKEGALLFTSGYVSNEATLSTIAKVLPGCIIYSDELNHASMIAGIRNAGCEKRVFRHNDLDHLEELLAADDPAAPKLIAFESVYSMDGDVAPIHALCDLADKYNALTYLDEVHAVGMYGPRGGGISDRDEAAHRLTIIEGTLGKAFGVMGGYIAADKMIIDVIRSYAPGFIFTTSLSPVLVAGALASVRHLKASSVERDGQQAAAATLKAMMAEAGLPVMDTTTHIVPLMVGDPVKAKKISDILLAEYGVYVQPINYPTVPRGTERLRFTPGPAHDEAMMRELTQALVEIWGRLELRRAA
- a CDS encoding DUF695 domain-containing protein yields the protein MSAGAQEPWAFAIGESDEGPTTTRIRTRAPDDDEKADFPRLVMIRWAFDSDQPHMPEDEDLDSMAEFENTLDAAMDAGGWGNLAAVVTRDKTREWRIYTPDFDRFQDGLNDALMGQPRYPLTFELFEDADWDGYDVIASALDWSKLGKA
- a CDS encoding DUF4199 domain-containing protein, producing MKTILISGLIAGGFAAIWGCLMCVGAVEVSMNLGMAIGYLTMLIGLSIVFFAIKRRRDVDQGGVIRFLPALGLGLAISVVAAIVYALMWEFTLSIIGIDAFGQKMVEMMQEGGATAKEVAEMRDFFTTSYANPLFRFFITLTEIGPVGLLVSLVSAALLRNPRFMPARTAEPA
- a CDS encoding LuxR C-terminal-related transcriptional regulator, whose translation is MWRRVIGYGVLLAAGTLALQWLDYQRLTRTHAGDIYIFLIAAAFLAAGLFAGMRMAAPRPAPFDGNPEALAALGISARELDVLNQIAAGKSNGEIAAALGISPNTVKTHIARLFEKLEAKRRTDAIARARELGILR
- a CDS encoding class I SAM-dependent methyltransferase — its product is MSTAAAGADQKGLMDATYGLHRHFYDFTRKFYLLGRDRLIRELAPLPGGTVLEVGCGTARNLILAAKRWPEARFFGFDISEAMLETARKSVAKHGLSDRITLAQGDAGAFDVEHLFGLAQVDRIFMSYTLSMIPPWVEAIERGAASLARGGSLHIVDFGQYERLPALAKRLHFKSLNDFHVYPRRELPAVLTRVAEEQALSLYFTPLLRGYAWSAALTR
- a CDS encoding DUF3419 family protein, with translation MGSIAKAPKNGAVRGAVHRHEHLTKEGVLERAFTFAFRGLVYAQIWEDPVIDMEALEIGPDHHVVTIASGGCNVFSYLTANPKAVTAVDLNPAHIALNNLKKAAAQHLPDHASFHRFFGHADSAENIEAYKRVLRPHLDAKTRTYWESRDLSGRRRISGFRTGLYKRGLLGNLIGFVHLLAKFYRIDPKEILAAKDMADQRRIFDERLAPIFDKKLLRWLVDQPAALFGFGIPPAQYDLLKIDDNRGITGALKVRLEKLACDFDINDNFYAWQAFGRAYGKHDGAPLPPYLKAANHEDVRDRAGRVEIRHANMCDYLESMPAQSLDRYLFLDAQDWMTDDQLTRLWSEVTRTAKPGARVLYRTAAAPDVVPGHIPDDLMAQWIRAPQDRLDDLNARDRSSVYGAIHMYTLKPHE